A single window of Pseudarthrobacter psychrotolerans DNA harbors:
- a CDS encoding sugar ABC transporter permease — translation MTQSPTLNRRPSSSAPKQQRKPRQLKSKRSSADARAGYTFLLPWLLGFIALTVGPMISSLYLSFTNYNLFEPPKWIGLDNYATLFQDERFLQSVGVTLSYVVFGTPIKLAAALAVAMLLNSKRRGQGFYRSAFYAPSLIGASVSIAIVWKAMFGDSGPVDQGLSFFGIDLGGWVGNPSMTMPMMILLTVWQFGAPMVIFLAGLKQIPADLYEAASMDGAGPVRRFVNITWPMLSPVIFFNLLMETIHAFQIFASAYIISNGEGGPAGSTLFYTLYLYLRGFSDFRMGYASAMAWLLVIVVGIITLIFFKTSKSWVHYSGDSK, via the coding sequence GTGACCCAAAGCCCAACCCTGAACCGTCGGCCGTCGTCGTCTGCTCCCAAGCAGCAGCGTAAGCCGCGGCAGCTCAAATCAAAGCGGAGTAGTGCGGATGCCCGCGCCGGCTACACCTTTCTGTTGCCCTGGCTGCTGGGATTCATCGCCCTGACGGTGGGCCCGATGATTTCCTCGCTGTACCTCTCCTTCACCAACTACAACCTTTTCGAGCCTCCCAAGTGGATCGGGCTGGATAACTACGCCACTTTGTTCCAGGACGAACGGTTCCTGCAGTCGGTGGGCGTGACCCTCAGCTACGTGGTCTTCGGTACCCCGATTAAGCTCGCGGCGGCGCTGGCGGTCGCCATGCTGCTGAACAGCAAACGCCGCGGCCAGGGGTTCTACCGGTCAGCGTTCTACGCCCCGTCCCTGATCGGCGCGTCGGTCTCGATCGCGATCGTGTGGAAGGCGATGTTCGGTGATTCCGGCCCCGTGGATCAGGGCCTGTCCTTCTTCGGGATCGACCTGGGCGGCTGGGTGGGTAACCCGTCCATGACCATGCCCATGATGATCCTGCTGACCGTCTGGCAGTTCGGCGCCCCGATGGTGATCTTCCTGGCCGGCCTCAAGCAGATCCCGGCAGACCTCTACGAGGCAGCGTCGATGGACGGTGCCGGCCCGGTGCGGAGGTTCGTCAACATCACCTGGCCCATGCTTTCCCCGGTGATCTTCTTCAACCTGCTGATGGAAACCATCCACGCGTTCCAGATCTTCGCCTCGGCCTACATCATCTCCAACGGTGAAGGCGGCCCGGCCGGCTCCACACTCTTCTACACCCTCTACCTTTACCTGCGGGGCTTCAGCGACTTCCGGATGGGCTACGCCTCGGCGATGGCCTGGCTCCTGGTGATCGTCGTCGGCATCATTACCCTGATCTTCTTCAAAACGTCCAAGTCCTGGGTCCACTACAGCGGTGATTCGAAATGA
- a CDS encoding extracellular solute-binding protein, translating into MKKSTIWAAGVAALGALALTACGAGAGGVTAMSSSPTGAQEVKFWGWAPGYADAVKAFNASHPDIKVVYEEVQPGSKGGYEKMLNAVKADSAACLGQVGYETLTSFAAQGALEDVTSYASKNEGEYVDWTWKAVSPGGKVYAAPVDTAPMALFYNKELFAKHGVAVPTTWEEYKQAAEKLKAADSSISISSPYLNYDYAGLAWQAGAPWFGIDGDSWDVSLDSDANKKVADYWQGLVDAKVISEAPMYDPAWFKGLGDGSIATLVGPVWQAGVIKGDAKAGAGKWAVAPMPQWAAGEDKVGNAGGSATAVLKGCDTPEAAWTFAHWMSTDKDAYSAVIEKAALYPAAKALLDLPSLTKPDEYFSGEKIFDVFKAASNNVDTSWVWGPNMPQTTKDLDDGLSKAWAGNGTLAGAFSTAQTKTVEALKAQGLSVK; encoded by the coding sequence ATGAAGAAGTCAACCATTTGGGCTGCGGGTGTGGCCGCACTCGGAGCCTTGGCCCTGACGGCATGCGGTGCCGGTGCAGGCGGGGTGACGGCAATGTCCAGCTCGCCAACAGGCGCTCAGGAAGTAAAATTCTGGGGCTGGGCACCGGGTTATGCTGACGCCGTCAAGGCCTTCAACGCCTCCCATCCCGACATCAAAGTCGTTTACGAAGAGGTCCAGCCGGGCTCCAAGGGCGGCTACGAGAAAATGCTCAACGCCGTCAAAGCCGACAGCGCAGCCTGCCTTGGGCAGGTTGGGTATGAAACCCTGACAAGCTTCGCGGCCCAAGGCGCGCTGGAAGACGTCACCAGCTACGCCAGCAAGAACGAGGGCGAGTATGTTGACTGGACCTGGAAAGCGGTCAGCCCCGGCGGAAAGGTCTACGCCGCACCCGTTGACACGGCCCCGATGGCGCTTTTCTACAACAAGGAACTTTTCGCCAAGCACGGCGTCGCGGTGCCCACAACGTGGGAGGAATACAAGCAGGCCGCGGAGAAGCTCAAGGCCGCTGACAGCAGCATCTCCATCTCTTCGCCTTACCTGAACTACGACTACGCTGGCTTGGCCTGGCAGGCCGGAGCCCCCTGGTTTGGCATCGACGGCGACAGCTGGGACGTTTCGCTGGACTCCGACGCCAACAAAAAGGTCGCCGACTACTGGCAAGGCCTTGTGGACGCCAAGGTCATCAGCGAGGCACCCATGTACGATCCTGCCTGGTTCAAGGGACTTGGTGACGGCTCCATTGCCACGCTCGTTGGCCCTGTATGGCAAGCCGGCGTCATCAAAGGTGACGCCAAAGCCGGTGCCGGCAAATGGGCTGTAGCTCCCATGCCCCAGTGGGCGGCCGGCGAGGACAAGGTGGGCAACGCGGGTGGCTCGGCTACCGCCGTGCTCAAGGGCTGCGACACCCCTGAGGCTGCCTGGACTTTCGCCCACTGGATGAGCACCGACAAGGATGCCTACTCTGCCGTGATCGAAAAGGCCGCCCTGTACCCGGCCGCGAAGGCACTTCTTGACCTGCCGTCCCTGACTAAGCCCGATGAGTACTTCAGCGGCGAAAAGATCTTTGACGTTTTCAAGGCCGCATCGAACAACGTGGACACCAGCTGGGTCTGGGGACCCAACATGCCCCAGACAACAAAAGACCTCGACGACGGACTCTCAAAGGCATGGGCCGGTAACGGAACACTCGCCGGTGCTTTCAGCACCGCGCAAACCAAGACAGTCGAAGCCCTCAAGGCCCAGGGACTGAGCGTCAAGTAA
- a CDS encoding beta-galactosidase: protein MSVQHNSGPASVWSNVEGIAYGGDYNPEQWPVDVRLEDLELMKEAGVSFLSVGIFSWALLEPAEGEYNFGWLDDVLDNLAASGIKVALATATAAPPAWLVRRYPEILPVTADGTVLGPGSRRHYTPSSAVYRRYATGITRVIAERYKDHPALALWHVDNELGCHVSEFYGAEDAAAFRAWLERRYGSIEALNAAWGTACWSQSYGSFEEILPPGVAPSTLNPGQQLDFQRFNSWALMDYYRELVAVLREVTPGVPCTTNLMASSATKSMDYFEWAKDLDVIANDHYLVAADPERQIELAFSADLTRGIAGGDPWILMEHSTSAVNWQPRNQPKMPGEMLRNSLAHVARGADAVMFFQWRQSFAGSEKFHSAMVPHAGRDTRVWREVVELGSALKQLAPVRGSRVESRVAIVFDYEAWWASEIDSKPSEDVKYLDVLRAFHRSLFLRGIAADLVHPSASLEGYDLVLVCTLYSVTDAAAANIAAAARAGATVLITYFSGIVDEQDHVRLGGYPGAFRELLGISVEEFHPLLAGGQLRLSDGGVSSVWSEHVHLAGADAMQTFTEYPLEGVPSLTRHGVGAGAGAGLGAGAAWYLATFPDRDGIEAIVDRLLAESGVVPVTAAGPGVELVRRRAGDGGSFLFAINHSRSAAAVEASGVDLLTGAPFEGTVEAGGVAVIAED from the coding sequence ATGAGCGTGCAGCATAATTCCGGTCCGGCCAGCGTCTGGAGCAATGTAGAAGGGATCGCGTACGGCGGCGATTACAACCCAGAGCAGTGGCCCGTGGACGTCCGGCTGGAAGACCTGGAGCTCATGAAGGAAGCCGGCGTCAGTTTCCTGAGCGTGGGGATTTTCTCCTGGGCCCTGCTGGAACCGGCCGAGGGCGAATACAACTTCGGCTGGCTGGATGACGTGCTGGACAACCTCGCCGCCAGCGGCATCAAGGTGGCCCTGGCCACGGCCACCGCTGCTCCCCCGGCCTGGCTGGTGCGCAGGTACCCGGAAATCCTTCCCGTCACGGCTGACGGAACCGTGCTGGGACCGGGCTCCCGGCGGCACTACACACCGTCGTCGGCCGTTTACCGCCGGTACGCCACCGGCATCACACGCGTGATTGCCGAGCGGTACAAGGACCACCCGGCGCTGGCGTTGTGGCATGTGGACAACGAGCTCGGCTGCCACGTCTCCGAGTTCTACGGGGCGGAAGACGCCGCGGCCTTCCGCGCGTGGCTGGAGCGCCGGTACGGCAGCATCGAAGCGCTGAACGCAGCCTGGGGCACGGCATGCTGGTCCCAGAGCTACGGTTCCTTCGAGGAGATCCTGCCGCCCGGCGTCGCGCCTTCCACGCTGAATCCTGGCCAGCAGCTGGACTTCCAGCGGTTCAATTCGTGGGCGCTGATGGACTACTACCGCGAGCTGGTGGCGGTGCTGCGCGAGGTCACGCCCGGGGTCCCCTGCACCACCAACCTGATGGCGTCCAGCGCCACCAAGTCCATGGATTACTTCGAGTGGGCCAAGGACCTGGACGTCATCGCCAACGACCACTACCTGGTTGCCGCCGATCCCGAGCGTCAGATCGAACTCGCGTTCAGCGCCGATCTGACCCGGGGAATTGCGGGCGGCGACCCGTGGATCCTGATGGAACATTCGACGTCGGCCGTCAACTGGCAGCCGCGCAACCAGCCAAAGATGCCGGGCGAGATGCTGCGAAACTCACTGGCCCACGTGGCCCGCGGGGCGGACGCCGTGATGTTTTTCCAGTGGCGGCAGAGCTTTGCCGGGTCCGAGAAATTCCATTCCGCGATGGTCCCGCACGCCGGCCGTGACACCCGGGTGTGGCGCGAGGTGGTGGAGCTCGGGTCTGCGCTGAAGCAGCTCGCTCCGGTGCGCGGCTCGCGGGTGGAATCGCGCGTGGCGATCGTGTTCGACTACGAGGCCTGGTGGGCCAGCGAAATCGACTCCAAACCGAGCGAGGACGTCAAGTATCTGGATGTGCTGCGGGCCTTCCACCGGTCGCTGTTCCTGCGCGGGATCGCGGCGGATCTGGTCCATCCTTCAGCCTCGCTGGAGGGCTACGACCTGGTCCTGGTGTGCACGCTCTATTCGGTGACTGATGCAGCCGCTGCCAACATCGCCGCCGCCGCGCGGGCCGGAGCCACGGTACTGATCACGTATTTCAGCGGGATTGTGGACGAGCAGGACCACGTCCGGCTGGGCGGCTATCCCGGCGCTTTCCGGGAGCTGCTGGGGATCAGCGTGGAGGAATTCCACCCGCTGCTGGCCGGCGGCCAGTTGAGGCTGAGCGACGGCGGGGTCTCGTCTGTCTGGAGCGAGCACGTGCACCTCGCGGGTGCTGATGCCATGCAGACTTTCACCGAGTATCCGTTGGAGGGCGTGCCGTCCCTGACGCGGCATGGGGTCGGTGCTGGCGCGGGTGCGGGTCTGGGCGCTGGCGCGGCCTGGTACCTCGCGACGTTCCCGGACCGCGATGGCATCGAAGCGATCGTGGACCGGCTGCTGGCCGAATCCGGCGTCGTGCCCGTCACCGCCGCCGGCCCCGGTGTGGAGCTCGTGCGTCGACGTGCCGGGGACGGCGGCAGTTTCCTGTTCGCGATCAACCACTCACGCTCGGCGGCCGCAGTGGAGGCCTCCGGTGTTGACCTGCTGACCGGCGCACCGTTTGAGGGGACTGTTGAGGCCGGCGGGGTTGCAGTGATCGCGGAGGACTGA
- a CDS encoding carbohydrate ABC transporter permease produces MTTMATPKQSAPMLQAQDYNPKSESVVAKRIKSLIFHLVALALTGVVLYPALWMVASAFKPNAEIGGANTSLWSNNFSFDNFVTAFDGIGGVSTLQFFTNSLVLAIGAVVGTILSASVSAYAFARIKFPGRSVLFGMMIATLLLPFHVVIIPQYIIFQQLGLVDTYVPLLIGKFLAADAFFVFLMVQFMRNLPAELDEAARIDGAGHVQIFCSIMLPLMKPALISTSIFSFIWSWNDFLGPLLYLNTPEKYPLPLALRLFVDQTQSSDYGAMIAMSVLALLPVLIFFLVFQRYIVEGVSTQGLKG; encoded by the coding sequence ATGACAACTATGGCAACCCCCAAGCAGTCTGCCCCGATGCTCCAGGCTCAGGATTACAACCCGAAGTCCGAGTCCGTGGTGGCCAAGCGGATCAAAAGCCTGATTTTCCACCTTGTGGCGCTCGCCCTGACCGGTGTGGTGCTCTACCCGGCACTGTGGATGGTGGCCTCGGCCTTCAAGCCCAATGCTGAAATCGGCGGCGCCAACACCTCGCTCTGGTCGAACAACTTCAGCTTCGATAACTTCGTCACGGCGTTTGACGGGATCGGCGGGGTGTCCACCCTGCAGTTCTTCACCAACTCCCTGGTCCTGGCCATCGGCGCGGTGGTGGGCACCATCCTCTCCGCCAGCGTCTCGGCCTATGCCTTCGCCCGGATCAAGTTCCCGGGCCGGAGCGTGCTGTTCGGCATGATGATCGCCACCCTGCTGCTGCCGTTCCATGTGGTGATCATCCCGCAGTACATCATCTTCCAGCAGCTGGGCCTGGTGGACACATACGTTCCCCTCCTCATCGGCAAGTTCCTGGCGGCGGATGCATTCTTCGTCTTCCTGATGGTGCAGTTCATGCGCAACCTCCCGGCAGAACTGGACGAGGCAGCCCGCATTGACGGCGCAGGCCATGTGCAAATCTTCTGCTCCATCATGCTGCCGCTGATGAAACCGGCGCTCATCTCGACCTCGATCTTCTCCTTCATCTGGAGCTGGAACGATTTCCTGGGCCCGCTGCTGTACCTGAACACCCCCGAAAAGTACCCGCTGCCGCTGGCGCTGCGCCTGTTCGTGGACCAGACCCAAAGCTCGGACTACGGGGCCATGATCGCCATGTCCGTCCTGGCCCTGCTCCCGGTGCTGATCTTCTTCCTGGTGTTCCAGCGCTACATTGTTGAAGGCGTCTCCACCCAGGGCCTCAAGGGCTGA
- a CDS encoding Poxvirus protein I5: protein MSIMDSTTPASGHNEPIPVNRFALFSETLLAGLLVLVLSIPLVTIPAAYAAGIAHLERHLAGRDDSLRGLWGTFRSALPGSWKLGITTAGAAVVIALNLLLATVGQLPGSAVVLPATLILAVAGAVLLLRTAAAWRDVAWSGAAWSDVDSGESSAPRTWPAALGAAKTLSLRDWTGSLLLAAALFASVVFVWMLVALFVVVPGMLILASAAVKMRSGRA, encoded by the coding sequence ATGAGCATCATGGACAGCACCACACCCGCATCCGGCCACAACGAACCGATCCCGGTCAACCGCTTTGCCCTGTTTTCCGAGACCCTCCTGGCCGGGCTGCTGGTGCTGGTGCTGTCCATCCCGCTGGTCACCATCCCCGCCGCGTACGCGGCCGGGATCGCCCACCTGGAACGGCACCTCGCCGGACGCGACGATTCCCTGCGCGGCCTCTGGGGCACGTTCCGCTCTGCCCTCCCGGGCAGCTGGAAACTGGGAATCACGACGGCGGGAGCCGCCGTCGTGATTGCCCTCAACCTGCTGCTCGCAACAGTGGGGCAGCTGCCCGGCAGCGCGGTGGTCCTGCCGGCCACACTCATTCTGGCCGTCGCCGGAGCGGTCCTGCTCCTGCGAACCGCCGCCGCCTGGCGCGACGTTGCCTGGTCCGGCGCTGCCTGGTCCGACGTCGACAGCGGGGAATCCTCCGCGCCGAGGACCTGGCCTGCGGCGCTTGGCGCCGCCAAAACCCTCTCGCTGCGCGACTGGACAGGCTCGCTCCTGCTTGCCGCGGCGCTGTTCGCGTCCGTGGTGTTCGTCTGGATGCTCGTGGCCCTGTTTGTGGTGGTGCCCGGCATGCTGATCCTGGCCTCCGCGGCCGTCAAGATGCGGTCCGGCCGCGCCTAG
- a CDS encoding MFS transporter, translating to MSSDSQQSAESLHTSQNRVRWYQPLTQHNYRLYMGMTFAGSMGVWMQRLAQDWLVLQLTGSPAAVGVAVALQFLPMLVIGPLSGLLVDMFPKRSVMMVCQSVIALLALGLAAWDASGNITVWAVYGSCIALGVTSAVDGPARQVFINEVVGDAGLRPAIGVNNAIGQFGAMVGPALGGVVIAHAGSAAAFAANALLSVLVLGLIAAVRPALLHLTAPASRGRGQLLAGFRYVRERPSLLLIIVLAGLLGAFGMNGPVVLTAFAERVWHNGAAGFGVFNTVGAVGALAGALLAARLRSMGRTGIVAAAGLFGLSQLVAALMPNLVAFTVMLAVVGLMTLLFLTSAATAVQVEAGPEVRGRVMALYLPLLLGGHALGGLLAGWLTEEFGVRTGLVVTGTLAMLSAAVVGLLLWLNSRRVRNSQPL from the coding sequence GTGTCTTCCGATAGCCAGCAGTCCGCAGAATCCCTTCACACCTCCCAAAACCGGGTCCGCTGGTACCAGCCGCTGACGCAGCACAACTACCGCCTGTACATGGGCATGACCTTCGCCGGAAGCATGGGCGTGTGGATGCAGAGGCTCGCCCAGGACTGGCTGGTGCTGCAACTGACGGGGAGCCCGGCCGCCGTCGGGGTCGCCGTGGCGCTGCAGTTCCTGCCGATGCTGGTCATCGGTCCGCTCAGCGGCCTGCTCGTGGACATGTTTCCGAAGCGCAGCGTCATGATGGTGTGCCAGTCCGTGATCGCACTGCTGGCCCTGGGGCTGGCCGCGTGGGACGCCAGCGGAAATATCACCGTGTGGGCGGTGTACGGAAGCTGCATTGCGCTGGGAGTGACGTCCGCCGTCGACGGTCCGGCGCGCCAGGTCTTTATCAACGAAGTGGTGGGCGACGCCGGGCTGAGGCCCGCCATCGGCGTCAACAACGCGATCGGCCAGTTTGGCGCCATGGTGGGACCAGCCCTTGGTGGGGTGGTGATCGCCCACGCCGGATCCGCCGCCGCCTTCGCCGCGAACGCCCTGCTTTCGGTGCTGGTGCTGGGCCTGATCGCCGCCGTCCGGCCGGCACTCCTGCACCTCACGGCCCCTGCATCCCGGGGTCGTGGACAGCTGCTGGCCGGCTTCCGGTACGTCCGGGAACGGCCGTCGCTGCTGCTGATCATTGTCCTGGCCGGCCTGCTGGGGGCCTTTGGCATGAACGGTCCGGTGGTGCTGACGGCCTTCGCTGAGCGGGTGTGGCATAACGGTGCAGCGGGGTTCGGCGTATTCAACACCGTGGGTGCCGTCGGCGCCCTGGCCGGTGCGCTGCTTGCCGCGCGGCTGAGGAGCATGGGCCGCACGGGAATCGTGGCCGCAGCCGGGCTCTTTGGGCTTTCGCAGCTGGTTGCCGCGCTGATGCCAAACCTGGTGGCATTCACCGTCATGCTTGCCGTGGTGGGCCTCATGACCCTGCTGTTCCTGACCAGCGCCGCCACGGCCGTGCAGGTGGAGGCGGGCCCCGAAGTCCGAGGGAGGGTGATGGCGCTATACCTGCCGTTGCTGCTGGGCGGGCATGCTTTGGGTGGCCTGCTGGCAGGCTGGCTCACGGAGGAATTCGGCGTGCGGACAGGCCTGGTGGTCACCGGTACGCTGGCCATGCTGTCCGCGGCCGTCGTCGGACTTCTGTTGTGGCTGAATTCGCGGCGGGTGCGTAACTCACAGCCCTTGTGA
- a CDS encoding glycoside hydrolase family 35 protein, with protein sequence MTISTATSPLPSSGDGPNGAEAGQVRTAAALTYDGTGFFRYGRAHRILAGAIHYFRVHPGQWEDRLSRLKALGLNTVDTYVAWNFHQPRATDIPDFTGWRDLERFIELAGSLGMDVIVRPGPYICAEWDNGGLPNWVTGSDGIALRCSDPVFQSLVEGWFDHLLPIIERQQASNGGPVVAVQIENEYGSYGDDHSYIRWNRDALRDRGITELLFTADGGTDYYLDGGAIEGTLAAATLGSRGDEAIELWKKRRPGEPFLNIEFWNGWFDHWGEKHHTRDAGDAAAEIRKILDGGGSICLYMAHGGTNFGLGSGSNHDGTRLQPTVTSYDSDAPVAEHGALTGKFHALRAEFLRLGTQSQEIPAKLPAPTPTLSPRQMAVTRGPRMLDVVRHAAAPVRSVRPLSFEDMGLPAGLILYRAQATLPDRDTTIRIVDLHDRAYVHVNGKFVGLLDANSGWDGVTVRGDGSSVELEIVVENQGYINYGPRYGERKGILGGVLIDQRYVFHWEQTPVALADFDAVRLAELQTAGSGATPDSHTPEADTPNGLATATFLIHEPADTFIALPGFAKGFLWINGVLLGRYWEEGPQVTLYVPGPLLSPGENTIVVLELENFGLELELREHPELGSTTRHDEALL encoded by the coding sequence ATGACAATCAGCACCGCAACATCCCCGCTGCCAAGTTCCGGCGATGGACCGAACGGCGCCGAAGCCGGACAAGTCCGGACAGCGGCCGCTCTCACCTATGACGGGACCGGATTCTTCCGCTACGGCCGAGCCCACAGGATCCTTGCCGGGGCCATCCATTACTTCCGCGTCCATCCCGGACAGTGGGAGGACCGCCTGTCCCGGCTAAAGGCCCTGGGCCTGAACACCGTCGATACCTACGTTGCGTGGAATTTCCACCAGCCGCGCGCAACCGACATACCGGACTTCACCGGCTGGCGCGATCTGGAACGCTTCATTGAACTCGCAGGAAGCCTCGGTATGGACGTCATTGTCAGGCCTGGGCCCTACATCTGCGCAGAGTGGGACAACGGGGGCCTGCCGAACTGGGTCACCGGCAGCGACGGTATCGCCTTGCGTTGCAGTGACCCGGTTTTCCAGTCCCTCGTCGAGGGATGGTTCGATCACCTTCTCCCGATCATCGAACGCCAGCAGGCCTCCAACGGTGGACCGGTGGTCGCCGTGCAAATTGAAAACGAATACGGCAGCTATGGGGATGACCACAGCTATATCCGGTGGAACCGCGACGCACTGCGGGACCGGGGGATAACCGAGCTCCTTTTCACCGCGGATGGCGGCACCGACTACTATCTCGACGGCGGCGCAATAGAAGGCACACTGGCGGCAGCCACCTTGGGCAGCCGTGGCGACGAGGCCATCGAATTATGGAAGAAACGCCGCCCGGGCGAACCCTTCCTCAATATCGAGTTCTGGAACGGCTGGTTTGACCACTGGGGCGAGAAGCACCACACCCGCGACGCCGGGGATGCAGCCGCAGAAATACGCAAGATCCTTGATGGTGGCGGCTCAATTTGCCTGTACATGGCCCACGGCGGCACCAACTTTGGCCTCGGATCCGGGAGCAACCACGATGGGACCAGACTCCAGCCCACCGTGACGAGCTATGACTCGGACGCGCCGGTGGCTGAACACGGTGCACTGACTGGGAAGTTCCATGCGCTCCGGGCCGAGTTCCTGCGGCTGGGGACGCAGAGCCAGGAAATACCCGCCAAGCTCCCCGCCCCTACGCCTACGCTTTCCCCTCGGCAGATGGCTGTTACCCGCGGGCCAAGGATGTTGGACGTGGTCCGCCATGCGGCCGCCCCGGTACGGAGTGTCCGGCCACTGAGCTTCGAAGACATGGGGCTGCCCGCCGGCCTGATCCTGTATCGAGCCCAGGCCACCCTGCCTGACCGCGACACCACAATCAGGATCGTGGACCTGCACGACCGCGCCTATGTCCATGTCAACGGGAAATTCGTAGGTCTGCTGGATGCCAACAGCGGCTGGGACGGAGTTACCGTCAGGGGCGACGGGTCCTCGGTGGAGCTCGAAATTGTGGTTGAGAATCAGGGCTACATCAACTATGGACCGCGCTACGGCGAACGGAAGGGCATCCTGGGGGGAGTCCTCATTGACCAACGCTATGTGTTCCACTGGGAGCAGACGCCGGTGGCTCTCGCCGATTTCGATGCGGTACGGCTTGCAGAACTCCAGACCGCAGGAAGCGGCGCCACCCCGGACAGTCATACTCCGGAGGCCGACACCCCGAACGGCCTGGCGACGGCTACCTTCCTCATCCACGAACCTGCCGACACGTTCATTGCCCTGCCAGGCTTCGCCAAGGGGTTCCTGTGGATAAACGGCGTACTGCTTGGCCGGTACTGGGAGGAGGGACCCCAGGTAACCCTCTATGTTCCGGGCCCGCTGCTATCTCCCGGCGAGAACACAATCGTCGTCCTGGAACTTGAGAACTTTGGCCTGGAACTGGAATTGAGGGAACACCCGGAACTCGGCTCAACCACGAGGCATGATGAGGCCCTCCTCTGA
- a CDS encoding ABC transporter permease subunit, which yields MSPFGAYLSRVFAAQSVPDELIEAGRLDGAGEFRIFSDISVRVMAPALVTIFLFNFVEIWNNYLLPAMVLNDSALQPVTVGLVAWNGSNGNVPQATVVIGALLSIIPLIVAFLCLQRFWRAGLTAGAVK from the coding sequence GTGAGCCCGTTCGGGGCCTACCTTTCGCGGGTTTTTGCTGCCCAGTCGGTTCCCGATGAGCTGATTGAAGCCGGGCGGCTCGACGGGGCGGGTGAATTCCGGATCTTCTCCGACATCTCCGTTCGCGTCATGGCGCCGGCGCTCGTGACGATTTTCCTCTTCAACTTCGTTGAAATATGGAACAACTACCTGCTGCCCGCCATGGTGCTGAACGACTCGGCCCTGCAGCCAGTCACGGTGGGACTCGTCGCGTGGAACGGCAGTAACGGAAATGTACCCCAGGCGACAGTGGTCATCGGCGCGCTGTTGTCCATCATTCCCCTCATCGTGGCCTTCCTGTGCCTTCAGCGCTTCTGGCGGGCCGGACTCACCGCAGGAGCTGTCAAATGA
- a CDS encoding sugar ABC transporter permease — protein MSASTSLGHASGMKPGSKPKARTSGGLRTPIMFLAPFLIIFVAMYLVPIGFALQQSFLKTQRSGLGLGGPSTPVFDPWFNYGRIFTDQAFIASLGRVLLFGVVQVPLMLGFALLLALLLDSKSIRGKSFFRLTSFMPYAVPGVIAALMWSFLYSPSSSPINNALAPLGIDIPFMSEELVLWAVANIVTWGWTGYNMIIIYSAIQTIPAEVLESAKLDGASPLRIAWNIKIPMVRSAIILTAVFSIIGTAQLFNEPTVLQAISGGSINSAFTPMMSARAAVQSQDYAYAGAQSVVLALLVGVLSFAFFKLTNRGEK, from the coding sequence ATGAGTGCGTCGACCAGTTTGGGCCATGCCTCAGGCATGAAGCCCGGGTCCAAGCCAAAGGCACGAACCAGCGGAGGCCTCCGCACGCCCATCATGTTCCTGGCACCGTTCCTGATCATTTTCGTAGCCATGTACCTGGTCCCCATCGGATTTGCCCTTCAGCAGAGCTTCCTTAAGACCCAGCGATCGGGCTTGGGACTGGGCGGGCCGTCCACTCCGGTTTTCGATCCTTGGTTCAACTACGGACGCATTTTCACTGACCAGGCATTCATTGCATCGCTGGGGCGTGTGCTGCTCTTCGGCGTGGTGCAAGTCCCCCTTATGCTGGGCTTTGCCTTGTTGCTGGCCCTCCTGCTCGATTCAAAGTCGATCCGCGGCAAGTCATTCTTCCGGCTGACCAGCTTCATGCCGTACGCCGTGCCCGGTGTCATTGCCGCCCTCATGTGGTCCTTTCTCTACTCGCCGTCCTCGAGCCCCATTAACAACGCGCTCGCACCACTGGGAATAGACATCCCATTTATGAGCGAGGAGCTTGTTCTGTGGGCGGTGGCCAACATCGTGACCTGGGGATGGACCGGCTACAACATGATCATCATCTACTCAGCCATCCAGACCATTCCCGCCGAGGTGCTGGAATCCGCCAAGCTCGACGGCGCGTCCCCCTTGCGCATCGCCTGGAACATCAAGATCCCCATGGTCCGCTCGGCGATCATCCTCACTGCGGTGTTTTCCATCATTGGCACCGCGCAATTATTCAATGAACCAACTGTCCTCCAGGCAATCTCGGGCGGCTCCATCAACTCGGCATTCACACCAATGATGTCGGCCCGCGCCGCCGTGCAGTCCCAGGACTACGCCTACGCCGGAGCCCAGTCTGTGGTCCTTGCCCTCCTCGTTGGAGTTCTCTCCTTTGCCTTCTTCAAGCTCACCAACCGAGGTGAAAAGTGA